TGGAGCGCACCGGACGCATCGAAGCGATCTGGTTCCCGTTCACCGACGTGCCCTGGCTGAAGGTGTGGAGCCCGGCACCGTCCAAGCCGCTGCTCGCCAAGCAGATCGACGTCCCGTACGCCTACACCTTTGCCAACCGTGTCACCGAGGAGATGTCGGGGCTGCTCGGGGAGATCGCCGCGGGCGGCGGCGACAAGACGCCCGCGTTCACCAAGCTCGCCATGTCCATCGTCGGGTCCGGGCTGATCGTCACCGGTACCTGGGACGTCTGGGGCTGGTCGAGAAACAGCCTGCTCTACGTCGAGCCGTCGACACTGCGGATCGTCGAAGCGGGGTGGGCGGTACTGACGTCCCGGGCGAATGTGCAGCGCGTGGTGGGGGACTTCCACTCCCGCTACCAGAGCGTGCTGACGGCGCATCAGAATCGGGGCTCGTACCCGGTCAACGGACCGATCGAGCTGCGTATCACCGGTACGGACCCCCTCGACGGTCCGCTGCTGTCCCCGGCGCGTGCCCGCGCCGACCACCCCGAGTGGGACACCGTCGTGTGGCTCGACTTCGCCACCTATCCCGGCACGCCCGGTGCGGCCCCCTTCTTCCGCGAGCTGGAACAGTGGATCTGGCAGACCTACACCGGCTCGTATGCGACCGTGCGCCCCGAGTGGTCCAAGGGCTGGGCCTACACGGACGGCGGGCCGTGGACGGACCCTGCCACCCTGGGCGGCACCGTCCCGGCCGCGTTCGAGGACTGGCGCACCGCCCGGGACACGCTGAACCGCCATGACCCGGCACGGGTGTTCTCCAACGCCTTCCTCGACACTCTGCTGCCCTGAGCGGAGCCCCGACCTGATCGGAGTCCCCCTGCGGCCAAAAAGCGCTTACGCCGCCGGGCCCGAGGAGCCGGGCGGCGCCCGGCCGAGTGCGGCGGCCCACCGTTCGGACCACCGGTGCAGACCCCGCCTCTCGTCGCAGGCATCTTTCCCGAGGAGAGCAGCGCTTCGATTTCCGAACCACTACACTCCCTTCACCGCTTCGAAATCCGAAGCGGTGAAGGGAGTGGTCAGAGTGGTCATGAGTGCACGCATCCCGCCCGTCGAAGCCCCCTGCTCCCCCGAGGCCGCCGCCGTACTGCGCCGCATGATGCCGGGCGACGAAGAGCCGCTCGCCCTGTTCCGGTTGTACGCCCGCAAGGTGCCGCTGGCCGAGGCACTGCACGGCTGGGGCTCGTACGAGCTCGGCCTCGGCCTGCGGGACCGGGAGGTCAAGCGATTCCGGGAGGTCCCGCTCCCGGACGGCAGTGCGGCGGAAGAGGGCGGCCGGTGAAAGTCGTTCTCCCCGCCTCGTTCTCCCGCCTCGTCCTCGCCACGTCGCCCTCGCCATGGCTGATGACGCCGTCATGACCGTCATGACCGTCATGACCGTCATGAAGGGCCGGAAGGACGGAGGGTGAGCGTGCCCTCCGGGGCACAGAGGACGCAGGGGTGGAAGCCGGAACCGATCCGGTCGAGGAGCGCTCGCAGCCATCGGGTGTCCTGGCGCGAGGCGTGCCACAGCCGCATGCGCCGGGCCTGAAGAGGGGTGATCCGCACCTCGTGGAGTCTGCCGGTGTCCGGGTCCACCGAGACGAGGCAGAGCAGCCGCAGGTCGTCCCGATATCGCTCGTAGCCGGTGATGCCCTCGTAGTCATCGATGAAGTCGCCGCACCCGTAGATCACGAGCTTCCCCCGGTACGCCTCCAGGGCGCGGGGATGGTGCGAGGAGTGTCCGTGGACGACATCCACGCCGCCGTCGAGAAGTGCGTGCGCGAAGGCGGCCTCGTCACGTGGCACGTGGTAGCCCCAGTTGGCACCCCAGTGGACGGAAACGACCGCGACATCGCCCGGCCGCTTCACCTGCCGTACCCGGCCGACGATCCCGGTCGCGGCGGCAGACGAGGGCCTGGCCACGAAGTCGACGCCGGCGCGGTCCCCGGTCGCGGCCCATGTTCCGGGGACGCCGCTGGACGGCATGCCGAAGGAGAAGACCAGGATCCGGCGGCCGCCTTCGAGGGGAATGACCGCCGGCCGGCGCGCCGCGTCGGCGTCCGCGCCCGCCCCGGCCGTCCGCAGCCCCGCCCCCGCCAAGGCGTCGAGGGTGTCCGCCAGTCCTTGGCGCCCGAAGTCCAGGACGTGGTTGTTGGCCAGCACGCAGACGTCGGGGCGGACGGCGGTCAGGCACGGAAGGTTCGCCGGGTGCATCCGGTAGTGGATCCCCTTGCCGGGGGCGAATTCACCGTCCGCCGTGACGCTGGTTTCCAGATTGACCACCCGGGCGGCGGGCGCGGCGATATCGAGCACCCGCAGTGCGTCCCCCCAGGGCCAGGCGAAGCCGACCGGACGGGGAATGGAGCCGTTCGCCGCCTCCGCCAGCTCGGCATAGGCCCGGGCGTCCCGCACGTAGCCCTCCCGCAGCTCCGGGTCTCCCGGGCACGGAAGGACCTGGTCGACGCCACGGCCGAGCATGACATCGCCGCAGAGGAACAGGGTGAGCAAGTCACTACCCATTCCCCCAGGTTAGAGCCCGTTGCCGGAGGTTTCGCGTCGCGGCGGCCCGCGCTCCGCCCGGCGGCGCCTCACGCCAGGAGACGTCCCGTTTCCCCCCGGCCGCCAGGCTGTTCTCCGCGCCTCCGAGCTGCACGGTTACGCGGCTGCGTCGAGGCTTCAGGGTCGTGGAGACCCGGCGTAGCGACGTGGAGGCGGAGCGATGTAGCGATGTGGCGACGTACCCATGTGGAGATGTAGCGACGTGACGCAGGCAGCAGTGCGCCACTCAGCAGACTTCACACCGCGGCACCGGGCCGGTCTGCCGGCTGTGCGACGCGACCGGATCAAGCGCCACGGGGTCCGTCGCCGTGACCGGAGCACCCGGGGCGACAGGGAGCGCCGTGCCCCGTCCGCCGGGCGGGGCCGCGGTGCGGGAACCGGCGGCCAGGATGCTGACGGTGTTGGCCGTCACGATGGCCGCGATGGCCAGCCAATCGATCGCGTGCAGGGTCTGGTCCAGGACGACGAGGCCGACCAGTGCCGCGAGGACGGGGTTGACGCTCATGAAGACGCCGAAGAAGCGGGCGGGGACCCGGCGCAGGGCGAGCAGGTCGGCGAGGAAGGGGACGGCCGAGGAGAGGATGCCGGCGGCCGCCGCATATCCCACGGCGCTCGCGGTCGGCGGGTGGTGGGCGAGCACGGTGAGGCCGACGGGTAGGTACAGCAGGGCGGAGATGCCGGCAGCGGCGGCCGATCCTTCGGTGCCCGGCAGGCGGGCGCCGACGAGGCGGTTGAGCAGGATGTAGCACGCCCAGCACACGGCGGCGAGCAGGCCCAGCGCGATGCCGGCGTAGTCGGTGCTCGGCTGCGGGCGGGCCAGCAGGACGACGGCAGCCCCCGCGACGAGGGCGCACAGCAGGTCGGCCAGGCGGCGGGAGGCTGCCAGGGCCACGGCCAGCGGCCCGAGGAACTCCAGTGTCACCGCCAGGCCCAGGCCGATGCGGTCGATCGCCGTGTAAAGGGACAGGTTCATCGTGGCGAACACCGCCGCCAGGCACAGCACCGGCCACCACTGCCGCCAGGTGAACGAGCGCAGCCGCGGCCGGCCCACCGCCACGAGGACGAGGCCGGCCACCCACTGCCGTACGGCCACCACACCGGCCGGCCCGATCACCGGAAACGCCAGTGCTCCGGTGGCGGCACCGATCTGGTTGGAGAGTCCGCTGCCGCACATCATCGCCACGCCTGCCGCACGGCCCGGGTGCGCCGCCGATCCCCCGTGAGCGGCCTCGGGGTACGGCCGGCCTTGAGTGCTCCTTCGCAT
This Streptomyces decoyicus DNA region includes the following protein-coding sequences:
- a CDS encoding CapA family protein, whose protein sequence is MGSDLLTLFLCGDVMLGRGVDQVLPCPGDPELREGYVRDARAYAELAEAANGSIPRPVGFAWPWGDALRVLDIAAPAARVVNLETSVTADGEFAPGKGIHYRMHPANLPCLTAVRPDVCVLANNHVLDFGRQGLADTLDALAGAGLRTAGAGADADAARRPAVIPLEGGRRILVFSFGMPSSGVPGTWAATGDRAGVDFVARPSSAAATGIVGRVRQVKRPGDVAVVSVHWGANWGYHVPRDEAAFAHALLDGGVDVVHGHSSHHPRALEAYRGKLVIYGCGDFIDDYEGITGYERYRDDLRLLCLVSVDPDTGRLHEVRITPLQARRMRLWHASRQDTRWLRALLDRIGSGFHPCVLCAPEGTLTLRPSGPS
- a CDS encoding EamA family transporter — encoded protein: MRRSTQGRPYPEAAHGGSAAHPGRAAGVAMMCGSGLSNQIGAATGALAFPVIGPAGVVAVRQWVAGLVLVAVGRPRLRSFTWRQWWPVLCLAAVFATMNLSLYTAIDRIGLGLAVTLEFLGPLAVALAASRRLADLLCALVAGAAVVLLARPQPSTDYAGIALGLLAAVCWACYILLNRLVGARLPGTEGSAAAAGISALLYLPVGLTVLAHHPPTASAVGYAAAAGILSSAVPFLADLLALRRVPARFFGVFMSVNPVLAALVGLVVLDQTLHAIDWLAIAAIVTANTVSILAAGSRTAAPPGGRGTALPVAPGAPVTATDPVALDPVASHSRQTGPVPRCEVC